The genome window GGACGGCGGCGACGGAACCCTGCGCGAGGTGCTTTCGGCGCTGCCCGCGGCATTCGGCGACCGCCGCCCCGCGATCGCGCTGATCGCCTCCGGCAAGACCAACGTCGCCGCGCGCGACGTCGGCGGTTTCGGCACCGGCGACGCCGCGGTGGCGCGCCTCGCCGCCCATCTCGACGCCGGTGGCGGCACGGCGGAGCGGCACTGCCTCGAGGTTCTGCTCCCCGACCGGCCGCCGGTCCGCGGCTTCGTCGTCGGCGCGGCGATGTTCGCCCACGCCACGCGGATGGCGGGCGCGTGGTCCCACGACCGCGGCATCAAGCAGGGCGCAGGCGTGGCGATGGTGATCGCGCGGGTGCTGGCCCAGGTTCTGGGCGGCCGGATCGGGCCGGGCGTGGCCCGCCTCTCGATCGCCGCCGACGGCGCCGCGCCGCCCCCGCCGACGCCGCACTTCCTGTTCCTCGCCAGCACCTTGCACCGCCTCAGTCTGGGGCTCCGGCCGTTCCCGCAGAGCGGCGCGGGCGAACTGCGGTGGCTGGGGGTCGACGCGCCCCCGACCCGGCTGCTGCGCCAGTTGCGCCGCGCCTGGAGCGGCACGGTGGTTCGCGAACCCGGCTACGCGGGCGGCGGCGCGGCGCGCCTCGATCTCGTCCTCGACGGCGCGCTGGTGGTCGACGGCGAACTCTACGAGACCGAAACCGCGACGGTGCGCCTCGGCGAGGCGATCCGCTTCGTCGCCCCGAACGCCTCGCATTCGGCGGCGCGACAGGATAGGCTCGCACGATGACCGCAAGCCTCGCCGCCATCGTCGCCGCCGACCTCGCGCGCCCGCTGCGGGCGGACGCGGCCGCGATGGCGCACGAGATCGCCGCGCGCCACGGCGACGCCGTCGCGGCGGTGCTGTTCTACGGCGCGGGCCTCCGGGTCGAGAGCGACCCGACGGCGATCCTCGACCTCTACGTGCTGGTCGACGACGAGCGCGCGGTGTTCCGCAATGCCATCTCCGCCACCGCCTGCCGGGTCCTGCCGCCGAACGTGCTGTTCCTGCCCTCCAACGCGCCGGACAACGCCGGATTCAAGGTGGCGGTGATCTCGCGCCGCGCCTTCCGCGCCCGCCTCGCGCCCGAAAGCCGCGACACCACCCTGTGGGCGCGCTTCTGCCAGCCCGCACGGCTCGCCTGGGCGCGCGACGACGCGGCGCGCGCCTGGGCCGAGGACGCCTGCGCCGCCGCCGCCGCGACGGCGCTGCACTGGGCCGCCCGTCTCGGGCCGGAGACCGGCACCGCGCAAGACTATTGGCGGGCGTTGTTCCGCGCCACCTACGCCGCCGAACTGCGGGTCGAGGGCGGCGGCCGCGCCGACGCGATCGTCGGCTGGGCGGAGGACCGCTACGCCGCGCTGCTCGCCGCCAGCGACGCATTCGTGCCCGAGGGCGACGACATCTACCGCCGCCGCGCGAGTGCCGCCGAGGCGGAGCGCGCACAGGCCGCCTGGGCGCGCCGCCGCCGCTGGGGCAAGGCGCTCAACGCAGCGCGGCTGATCAAGGCGGCGTTCACCTTCGCGGGCGGCGGCGACTACATCGCCGCCAAGCTCGCCCGCCACGCCGGGCAGCCGGTGGAACTGGGGCCGTGGCAGCGCCGCCATCCGCTGCTCGCCGCGCCGTTCGTGCTCGCCGCGCTGCGCCGGAAAGGAATCGTGCGATGACCGGAGTGACTCTCAAGACCGTGGCCGAGGTCGGGCTCGACGCCTTCATCCGCGTGCCCTACCGCCTCTACGCCGACCTGCCGAACTGGATTCCGCCGCTGCTGCTGGAGCGCCGCGACGCCCTCAAGGCGGGCGGCAGCCCCTACCGCGACCGCGCCGAGGTCGAGATGTGGGTCGCCTACCGCGACGGCCGGCCGGTGGGGCGGATCAGCGCGCAGGTCGACCCCGCCAGCCTCGCCCGCTACCCCGGCGTCGGCCATTTCGGGATGATTGCGGCGGAGGACGACGCCGAGGTCTTCGACCGCCTGTTCGAGGCCGCCGAGGCGTGGCTGCGGGCGCGCGGCATGACCGCCGCGCTCGGGCCGATGAACCTCTCGATCAACCAGGAATGCGGCCTGCTGGTGCACGGCTTCGACACCGTGCCGATGATGATGATGCCGCACGATCCGCCCTACGCCGCCGCGCACATCGAACGCCGCGGCTACGCCAAGGCGCGCGATCTCCACGCCTTCGTGCTCGACGCCCGCACGCTTCCCGAGCGCATGGTCAAGGTTCTGAAGCGCAAGCTTTCCGGCGGCGCGACGGTGCGGCCGCTGAACTGGAAGGACTACGACGCCGAGGTGGCGCGGCTGGTGGCGATCTTCAACGACGCCTGGGCCGACAACTGGGGCTTCGTTCCGATGGACGAGGCGGAGGTCGCCCACCTCGCCAAGGAACTGAAGCCGCTGATCGACCGGCGGCTGGTGTACTTCGCCGAGCTCGACGGCGCGGCGTTCGCGTTCATCGTCTGCCTGCCCAACCTCAACGCCGCGATCGGCGACCTCGGCGGCCGCCTGCTGCCGTTCGGCTGGGCGAAGCTGCTGTGGCGGCTGAAGGTGCGCGGCGTGACCTCGGGGCGGGTGCTGCTGATGGGCGTGACGCGCGCGATGGCGGCGACCGGCACCGGCCGCCTCGCGCCCTTCCACCTGATCGGCAAGGTGCACGAGGAGGTGCTGCGCCAGGGCATCAACACCATCGAGATCGGCTGGATCCTCGAAGACAACAAACCGATGCTGTCGATCGCCGACGCGCTGTGCGGCGCGCCCTACCGCACCAACCGGATATTCGAAAGGGCGCTGGGATGATCCCGCGGGTCCTGATTCTCGGCGGCCGCCGCGGCGGCGCCGATCCGGTGGCCGCCGCCGCCGGGGTCTCGCACAAGGCGCTCGCGCCGGTGGCGGGAACGCCGATGCTGGCGCGCGTCGTCGCCACCCTGCGCGCGGCGCTGCCGGGTGCGGAGATCGGCGTCGCCATCGACTCCACGCCCGAGATCGCGGCGCTGCTCGCGACCCTCGGCCCGCTCGCGGTCGAAACGCCCGGCGGCTCGCCCTGCACCACGGTGGCGGCGGCGATGACACGGCCGGAGTTCGCGCCGCCGCTCCTGATCGCCACCGCCGACCACCCGCTGCTCACCGCGGCGATGGTGCGCCACTTCCTCGGCAACCTGCCAGACGACGTCGACGCCGCGGTGGCGCTGGCGCGGCGCGAAACCGTCGAGGCGGTCTACGCCTCGAAGCGCACCTACTGGCGCTTCGCCGACCGCGAGGTGAGCGGCTGCAACCTGTTCTACATCGGCCCGCAGCGCGCGCAGGAGATCGTCGGCTTCTGGAAGCGGCTGGAGAACGACCGCAAGACGCCGTGGAAGATGCTGCGCCACCTCGGCCC of uncultured Alphaproteobacteria bacterium contains these proteins:
- a CDS encoding conserved hypothetical protein (Evidence 4 : Homologs of previously reported genes of unknown function) is translated as MSRLGVLSNRYADGNRGGPPLSPRAGVTIAAPDGIAEIPAALARFAEAGVEVVAVDGGDGTLREVLSALPAAFGDRRPAIALIASGKTNVAARDVGGFGTGDAAVARLAAHLDAGGGTAERHCLEVLLPDRPPVRGFVVGAAMFAHATRMAGAWSHDRGIKQGAGVAMVIARVLAQVLGGRIGPGVARLSIAADGAAPPPPTPHFLFLASTLHRLSLGLRPFPQSGAGELRWLGVDAPPTRLLRQLRRAWSGTVVREPGYAGGGAARLDLVLDGALVVDGELYETETATVRLGEAIRFVAPNASHSAARQDRLAR
- a CDS encoding conserved hypothetical protein (Evidence 4 : Homologs of previously reported genes of unknown function) — translated: MTASLAAIVAADLARPLRADAAAMAHEIAARHGDAVAAVLFYGAGLRVESDPTAILDLYVLVDDERAVFRNAISATACRVLPPNVLFLPSNAPDNAGFKVAVISRRAFRARLAPESRDTTLWARFCQPARLAWARDDAARAWAEDACAAAAATALHWAARLGPETGTAQDYWRALFRATYAAELRVEGGGRADAIVGWAEDRYAALLAASDAFVPEGDDIYRRRASAAEAERAQAAWARRRRWGKALNAARLIKAAFTFAGGGDYIAAKLARHAGQPVELGPWQRRHPLLAAPFVLAALRRKGIVR
- a CDS encoding conserved hypothetical protein (Evidence 4 : Homologs of previously reported genes of unknown function), with amino-acid sequence MTGVTLKTVAEVGLDAFIRVPYRLYADLPNWIPPLLLERRDALKAGGSPYRDRAEVEMWVAYRDGRPVGRISAQVDPASLARYPGVGHFGMIAAEDDAEVFDRLFEAAEAWLRARGMTAALGPMNLSINQECGLLVHGFDTVPMMMMPHDPPYAAAHIERRGYAKARDLHAFVLDARTLPERMVKVLKRKLSGGATVRPLNWKDYDAEVARLVAIFNDAWADNWGFVPMDEAEVAHLAKELKPLIDRRLVYFAELDGAAFAFIVCLPNLNAAIGDLGGRLLPFGWAKLLWRLKVRGVTSGRVLLMGVTRAMAATGTGRLAPFHLIGKVHEEVLRQGINTIEIGWILEDNKPMLSIADALCGAPYRTNRIFERALG
- a CDS encoding conserved hypothetical protein (Evidence 4 : Homologs of previously reported genes of unknown function) yields the protein MIPRVLILGGRRGGADPVAAAAGVSHKALAPVAGTPMLARVVATLRAALPGAEIGVAIDSTPEIAALLATLGPLAVETPGGSPCTTVAAAMTRPEFAPPLLIATADHPLLTAAMVRHFLGNLPDDVDAAVALARRETVEAVYASKRTYWRFADREVSGCNLFYIGPQRAQEIVGFWKRLENDRKTPWKMLRHLGPGTVLAFALGRLALGDALDRLGRRAGARIAAVDMPFAEAPIDVDRAADLALAETILRARRD